The following coding sequences lie in one Lolium perenne isolate Kyuss_39 chromosome 2, Kyuss_2.0, whole genome shotgun sequence genomic window:
- the LOC127322074 gene encoding phosphoacetylglucosamine mutase produces MADPGGEQRAALLAAASLFPVPDGAKFSYGTAGFRAEGSTMAPAVCRAGIVAALRSVKLGGAAVGLVITASHNPVGDNGVKIVDADGGMMSQAWEPFSDALANAPTPDALLQLVLQFAKDEGITLGEGHSAQVLLARDTRPTGEYLLDVATKGINAIVGSVALDMGILTTPQLHWMVRNKNRGLKSSEEDYFTQITESFRHLLELTPDDKGSDKLMEKLIVDGANGIGGLKLEEIKPKLARLDIVVRNSGKKGEGILNERCGADFVQKEKVHPLGFTPNDVGVRCASFDGDADRLVYFRITSPSSIVIDLVDGDKILSLFVLFIREQLDIVNGKDHQDNQALPTRFGVVQTAYANGASTEFLKNLGLEVAFTSTGVKYLHKKALEYDIGIYFEANGHGTVLFADEFVSRLESLASELSSKAAGSPQHHATLRLLATTQLINQAVGDALSGMLLVEAVLQHKRWSLQNWCDIYTDLPSKQLKVKVKDRASIVTTDAERKVCQPSGLQELIDKEVANYSQGRCFVRPSGTEDVVRVYAEASTVEAADSLAKSVAQLVERILG; encoded by the exons ATGGCCGACCCGGGAGGCGAGCAGCGCGCCGCCCTGCTTGCCGCGGCGTCCCTCTTCCCCGTCCCCGATGGCGCCAAGTTTTCCTACGGGACGGCGGGGTTCCGCGCCGAGGGGAGCACCATGGCCCCCGCGGTGTGCCGGGCCGGGATCGTGGCGGCCCTGCGCTCGGTGAAGCTGGGCGGCGCTGCCGTCGGGCTCGTCATTACGGCGTCGCACAACCCCGTCGGCGATAACGGCGTCAAGATTGTGGACGCCGACGGCGGCATGATGTCGCAGGCCTGGGAGCCCTTCTCCGACGCCCTCGCCAATGCCCCCACCCCGGACGCCCTCCTGCAG CTGGTGCTTCAGTTTGCAAAGGATGAAGGGATTACACTTGGGGAAGGTCACTCAGCACAAGTGCTGCTGGCAAGAGACACGAGGCCTACTGGAGAGTACCTACTTGATGTTGCAACGAAA GGGATAAATGCAATAGTAGGTTCAGTTGCACTTGACATGGGGATCCTAACAACTCCGCAGCTGCACTGGATGGTTCGGAATAAGAACAGGGGCCTGAAATCCTCTGAAGAAGATTATTTTACACAAATTACTGAGTCATTCAG ACATTTGTTGGAATTAACTCCTGATGATAAAGGTAGTGATAAGCTGATGGAGAAACTAATTGTGGATGGGGCAAATGGTATTGGTGGGTTGAAGCTTGAAGAAATAAAGCCAAAACTGGCCAGATTAGACATTGTTGTGAGGAATTCAGGTAAAAAAGGAGAAGGAATACTAAATGAGAGGTGTGGTGCTGACTTTGTTCAAAAGGAGAAGGTACATCCTCTTGGATTCACTCCTAACGATGTTGGTGTCAG GTGTGCAAGTTTTGATGGTGATGCAGATAGGCTTGTTTATTTTCGCATTACATCACCTAGCAGCattgtgattgatcttgttgatGGTGACAAGATACTATCACTATTTGTCCTCTTTATTAGAGAACAGTTAGATATTGTGAATGGAAAAGACCATCAAGACAACCAAGCATTGCCtacgaggtttggtgtagttcaaACTGCTTATGCAAATGGAGCATCAACAGAGTTTCTCAAAAATCTTGGTCTTGAAGTTGCCTTCACTTCAACAGGAGTTAAATATCTCCATAAGAAAGCTCTAGAATATGATATTGGTATCTATTTTGAAGCCAATGGACATGGGACAGTCTTATTCGCTGATGAGTTTGTCTCACGGCTGGAGTCTTTGGCCAGCGAACTTTCTTCCAAAGCTGCAG GTTCTCCACAGCACCATGCTACCTTGAGATTGTTGGCAACAACTCAGTTGATTAATCAAGCAGTCGGTGATGCTCTAAGTGGAATGCTTCTAGTGGAGGCTGTTTTACAACATAAGAGATGGTCATTACAGAACTGGTGTGACATATATACTGATCTGCCGAGTAAACAACTTAAG GTTAAAGTTAAAGATCGTGCTTCGATTGTTACAACTGATGCAGAACGAAAAGTTTGCCAACCATCTGGCTTGCAAGAATTGATAGATAAGGAAGTTG CTAATTACTCTCAAGGGCGATGCTTTGTACGGCCATCGGGAACTGAGGATGTGGTACGAGTTTACGCAGAGGCGTCTACGGTGGAAGCAGCTGATAGCCTTGCAAAATCTGTGGCACAGCTTGTTGAACGCATTCTTGGGTAG